Genomic window (Calditrichota bacterium):
TCGAAGCAAGAGCGCCTTCGCAAGCGCACTTTGCGACTTGCCGGAAGACGTTCGGTATAGGACCGATACGATATAGATTCCAGTCGGAAGTTCTGCAGTATCAATAACGAATGAGACCTCGTCCTGCTGCCGGAAGGAGATGGATCTGTCTGATACCATTCGAC
Coding sequences:
- a CDS encoding T9SS type A sorting domain-containing protein translates to TYPKVINLSLHPNPFNAVLNVRIREIQTGECRVRLMDIAGRMVSDRSISFRQQDEVSFVIDTAELPTGIYIVSVLYRTSSGKSQSALAKALLLR